The region AGCCCTTTCGTCTGGGCGACTACATCGCCAGCTACACCCTCGACAACAAAGCCTCCCTGGCGATTTTGCTGCGCCTGGCCGAGCGTCTGAAGCAGCCCCCTGTGACGGTGTATCTGGTGGCTTCGGCCAAAGAAGAAGTAGGCGCGATCGGGGCGCTCTACTTCTCCCAGCGCCATCGGTTAGAGGCTTTAATTGCCCTAGAAATCTGCCCGCTGTCGGCGGAATACGCCATTCAGTCAGGGGATGTGCCGGTGCTGCTGAGCCAGGACGGCTACGGCCTCTACGATGAGGGCCTCAATGCAGAACTGCGCCAAGCCGCGATCGGCCAAAACCTGCCAGTTCAGATGGCGGTGATCAGCGGCTTTGGCAGTGACGGGTCGATCGCCATGAAGTTTGGCCACGTGTCGCGGGCCGCCTGCCTCAGCTTTCCTACCCACAACACCCATGGGTATGAGATCGCTCATCTGGGGGCGATCGCCCGCTGCGCCGACATTCTAGAGCACTACTGTAACGACCTGTGACAGCCGCCCGGTTAGCCCTGAACCTTTTCTAGAATGGGGTTGAGCCCCAGTCAGCTCCCCTGTAACCCAGCATTTAACTAACCCCCATGGCCAAAACCGTCGCGGATGTGATGACCCCAGACCCGATCTCGGTGACCCCCGACACCGTGCTCAAAGATGCCATTCAGCTGATGGCTGACAACCACGTGGGTGGGCTGCCGGTGCTCAATGCCGACAACCATCTCGTCGGCATTCTGTCGGAGTCTGACTTGATGTGGCAGACCACTGGGGTCGATATGCCCGCCTACATCATGCTGCTCGACAGCGTGATCTACCTCAAGAATCCCACCCAGTACAACCAAGAACTCCACAAAGCCCTCGGCCAACTCGTCCAAGATGTCATGACCGATCACGTTGTCACCATTGCCCCCGACAAATCCCTCCGGGAAGCGGCGCACCTGATGCACGACAAGCAGGTGCGCCGCCTGCCCGTGGTCAACGCCGAGCAGCAGGTGGTCGGCATTCTCACCCGGGGCGATATCGTGCGGGAGATGGCCAATAGCTACGCCTGATGGGGAGAGGGTTGAATTTTGAGTTTTGAGTTCTTGCGGCAGTGCTTCAACTCAAAACTCAAAATTCAACCCTTAAAACTCCCTGTCCCACCTCCCCCTATCGCCGATCCCCAAAATGGCCGATAGTAGAAACAGCAGATTTGTGTTTCTTTCTACAAAATGGCTATTACCCCAGACTCGGTTCGAGAACTGCTCCACTCTGACGACTACGGGGATCGGCTGCGGGCGGTCAACCAGATGCGTGAACTCGCTCCCGCCGATGCCTTTGAGCTGGTGCAGCTGGCCGCTAACGACGGCAACGCGCGAGTTCGTTACGCTGCCATCAGCCAGATTTCCAGCCTGGGCCAGCAGGATGTAGCCACCGTAGAGCCGCTGCTGCTGCGATCGCTCACCGAAGACCCCGAACCCGATGTGCAGGCCGCCGCCGCCGATACCATTGGCGGGCTGAAGCTCAGAAGTGCCTATCCCGAACTGGCGGCTCTCTACCACAGCACCGAAGAGTGGCTGGTGAAATTTAGTATTGTGGCCGCCCTGGGCGAACTGGGGGAACCCCAGGCCTTTGATTTGCTGCAAGACGCGCTCACCTCAAGCAACGAGCTGATTGCCACTGCCGCCATTGGGGCCCTGGGTGAGCTGGGCGATCGCCGCGCCCTGCCGCTGCTGCTCAACCACACCACTCACCCCGACTGGCAGGTGCGCCACCGGCTGGTGCAGGCCCTGGCCCAGTTTTCTGAGCCCGAGGTCGAGACGGCCCTGCGTCAGCTCACCCAGGATGAATCTGAGATCGTCGCCGGGGCCGCCCGCCAGCACCTGGCTCGCTAACGATAGATAGCCACTGTGCTGAGCGCCACGGCCCCCGTCCCTAGCCAGACCTGGGCAGCGCCATGGCAGCAATCGGCTCAGGCGCTGGCAAAATGACCTCAGGGTTCTGACGATGGCTGGAGCTGGTTTGAGCTAGAGAAGACTCGCTCTTTTAAGATGCTTAACATTGCGTAACTTCTTTTTCAGATTCCATTTCTCCAGCGCCCTAGCTGCTGGCGGGCAGGTCAAGTTGCGATCGCTAAGACTGCTTCCAGAATCGGTCCAAACAGAGGCCAATGCAGGCAAAACGATTTTGAACTGACGATTTGATCTAGAGATATCTGCCATTGACGAAGCCCTGGCAAAGTTTGCTATAGTTAAATAGTGGTCGTACTGCCCTGCCCACAGCAATGGCAGTCTTTTCGGTTCTAGCCAAAGCATTGTTTTGGGTTAGTTCTTGTGAAGAAAGCCTTGTTAGGGGCTATGCACGAAAGCTAAGCTTGGGCAAGTCATAAAAAATAGAAATAATTTATCGATCGTCATAGATTCGTTTTTACTGATTAATCCCTGACCTGTGGGTCGAGTTCTGAAACCACCATTCAACTCAAGACATTGGAGATGGCCTGAGTGATTGCAACTTCTCCATCTGCACAGCAGCAAAAGTGGGACACGCTGAGTTTTGTGTCTACCCTTTATTTGCAGCCTGTTTTAGAGCTTTTGCTGAGAGATGTTCCCGCCACTTGGCAGGCCGAGGTGCGGTTGGGCCTGCAAGAAGCCTTGGTCAATGCGGCCAAGCACGGCAATCGTCTCGATCCGGCCAAGCAAATTTCTGTTAAGTATGCTGCATCGACCTCTCACCTGTGGTGGGTGATCATCGATCAGGGCCGTGGGTTTAGCCATCCCTGGAGCTGCGAGGACGCCATCGATGGCAACTGCACCGCTCACCCCGGCGAATGTGGTCGGGGTCTCTATATTCTTTACCAAGTATTTGACCAGGTGACCTGGTACAACGGCGGTCGAGAGCTGCACCTGGGGAAGGTGGTGCGGCAGCCCCGCCGGCTTCCCCTAATTCGATAATTTGAGTCAGAAGTTTAAGTGAGACTTTAAGGCAGCCCCTGGCGGCGGGCCGATTCAGCCTTTGCGATTGCCGTGGGTTGGGCAGGGAGGCGCTTGCAGGCTGCGGTTGAGCCAGCCTGCGGCCTGCTCGACTCGCACCAGGGCCTCCTCTGAATTTTGCTTGAGCAAAAACACCAGCGCTGCGGCCAGCTGTTCCCTGGCGCGCACCCGGCGATCGCGGCTGAGACGGTGCCAGTCGGCGGGCTTAATGGCCAGGCGCTCCGCCAGTATCTGCGCCAGCTCCAGGTCGCTCAGCTCGGCGGCGGGTTTGGCTGCCTGGGCGATCGCCTGGGGCGTCATCGACGGATCAAACGAAAAAGCCATAGTTACTCAAACCAGTTGGGGTTAACTAGAAGATATACCCTGCCCGGCAGCTCTGCTGGACAGCCATCTCTACTATATTTTGCCCCATGAAACCAGGCTACCCAAAGCGATACCACAGCCAGCGAGGTTCCCTCGGGGACAGTGCCGATGCGGCTCCCCCCTCCCTGGGCGAGCTAATGCAGCGGCTAGAGCGGCTAGAAGCACGCCTTCACCAGCTGAAAGCCGGGCTCTCAAACTTGGTACAGCTTCAGCAAATTCAAGACAGCGAGCCGCAGGACGAGGTTCAGCATTCAGCCCAGGAGGTGACCCGTCTTCAGGATGCCGCCGATAATTTTGAGCTAGAGCTGGCCAGCCGGGTAGTATCGTGGCAGCACCTGCAAGAACCGTTCTGGCAGGCGGTGCGGTTTGGTGGGCTAGGGCTGCTGCTGGGCTGGGGTTTAGCCTGGTTTGTCTACGCTCGATAGGCTAACTCAGGCAAAATCGGCAGAACTTTTTTAAGTTGCCCAAAAGTAATTCCCCTTACATGCTAGGATTATAAATCGTGGATAGAGCGGGTCGGTGCCCGAGTGGTTAATGGGGGCGGACTGTAAATCCGCTGGCTACGCCTACGCTGGTTCGAATCCAGCCCGGCCCATCCACGACTGTTTGCCCTTATAGCTCAGCGGTAGAGCACTCCCTTGGTAAGGGAGAGGTCACGAGTTCAAGTCTCGTTAAGGGCTTCTCAAAACTGCAATTTACCAAAACAGGTGGTTGAGCCAGTGGCGCAGCGGCTGCGGCCCCTGGGGCTCTTCGTAGTGGGAGGGCAGGAGGGCCTGAAAGGCGGTTTCGAGCTCAGCCAGAGCGGCGTCAATGGCCACGCGCTTGGGGCGAGTTTGGTGGGGTACGTAGACCGCTGGGCCAAACCGCAGGGTAATTTCTTTGCGAAAGTAGAGAATTTTGGTGCCGACAATGGCCACGGGGCAGACGGGCACCCCAGAGCGCATGGCGTAGAGTACAGTGCCCCGGCGGAGGGGGTGCATGTGCCCCTCCTGTTCTCCCAGGCGACCTTCTGGGAACAGCATGATGCCATCGCCTCGAGCCAGCAGGGCCTGCACCGCCTGATCGATCTGCCGCATCTGCTGGATGGAACTGCCGTTGGGAACGTGCTCGCGAATGTTGGTCGCCAGGGGCTTGAGGTCATCCTGGCCGGTGTCGGCGGCGGCCATTACAGCCATTTCTTCTTTCCACCAGCGCTCCAGGGGAATTACGCCCCCAGCCCAGCCGATCAGCCAGCGTTTCCAGCGCTTGTTGTAGAGGGTGCGGGCATCGCCCAGGATGTAGTAGTAGGGGGTGGGGGGGCAGAAGGCCAGCAGCAGAAACGGGTCTAGGTGGCTCAGATGGTTGGCGGTGAGCACATTGGGCTCGGTGGGAATGTGCTCTGGGTTCTCAATGCGTACCCGAAAGCAGGCTTTGATGAATCGGCGCATTAACCAGCGGCGGATGCGCCCGCTCACTCGGCGGTCGGCGGTGCCCTGGGCGATCGCGCTCAGCTCCGCCAAATCTAGCTCAATGCACTGCCGCACTGCCGGGTTTTGGGCGGTGGCCACCCCCTCTCGCACGCGGGCAATGGCTTCGGGGGTGAGGGCAACGGTGAGTTCGGGCTGCATGTCAGTCATGGCAATGGCCTGGGGGCGTTCTGGCAATGCGGGGGACAGAGTTGCCCTGAGTATGGGGCGGCAACCCCAGGGATGACTCAAGTTGTCGGTAATTCTTTAAGTTTCCCTCAGCGGCCGTGGCAGGCCTTGTACTTCTTGCCGCTGCCGCACCAGCAGGGGTCGCCGCGCTTGGGCACCACCGGGGGTAGGGCGTCGCCATCCACATAGAACCAGCGCTGTTTTTGCCGCACAAAGCGCGAGCGCTCATGCACCTGGCCCGGTCGCGGGTCCAAATAGTGGGCAATGAATTCGACCACGCCCTGGCTGTCCGCCGTCTGCCCCGCCTCAGTGGCGATCACACGCAGACCCAGCCAGGTGGTGGCGGCAGTGCTCTGGGCGATCGCCGTCCGCTGCCCCCCGTAGCGCCGGGTCGGATGGTGGGTGGCGATCAGGTAGTCAATGTCGCCCTGGTGGTAGGCCGTATAGCGCGATCGCATCAGCGCCTCCGCCGTCGGGGCCGCCTCACCCAGGAGATAGGGCCGACAACAGTCCCCAAAACCTGCCCCGCTGCCACAGGGACACCGCTCCGCAGCCCCTAGACCCATCCGCCCCCTACCCCCGAGGCCGCGCCGGCAAAACCAGCGCATCGGTCATCGTCGCCCGCCTGGGCAGGGGCCGATAGCCGCTGGCATCGAGGCGCTTGATGCGGTCAAAGAAAGCTTCGTAGAACCGCTCCAGGCAGTCGCAGAACCAGGTCTGATACTCGGGCCAGCGATCGCGATCGTCCAGATTCACCTCGGCCAGGGTGCTGGCAATCATACAGGCCTGGTCGCCCGCGCCATCCCAGATCAGGGGCAGGCCCATTTCGTCGGCAATGGCCTCGCGCTCCTCCGCCAGCAGGTGAAAGTGGGGCTGGGCGTCGATACCTGAGAGCAACAGCTCGGTGTAGAGGCTGCCGTGGTCGCGATCGAGAATGGCGTTGAGGCGAAATCCGGCGCGGGCGATGGCAAAACCCATGGTGGCCTCAGGGGTGGGTGAACCTGGTTTCACCAGGCTGCCCTGGCGATCCATGCGATCGCACAATCCGCTCCAAAACTCCAA is a window of Nodosilinea sp. PGN35 DNA encoding:
- a CDS encoding M42 family metallopeptidase, which encodes MSYDALFTQISDLVLCHSPSGAEDEINQNLSDALGSLGVEHWRDEADNIIAKIPGRDETRAVAITAHKDEIGTLVKSIYADGRVSVRKLGGSFPWVYGEGVMDLLGDRATISGILSFGSRHVSHESPQKMQQETQPVTWETAWIETKRSPSDLAAAGIRPGTRAVVGKHRKQPFRLGDYIASYTLDNKASLAILLRLAERLKQPPVTVYLVASAKEEVGAIGALYFSQRHRLEALIALEICPLSAEYAIQSGDVPVLLSQDGYGLYDEGLNAELRQAAIGQNLPVQMAVISGFGSDGSIAMKFGHVSRAACLSFPTHNTHGYEIAHLGAIARCADILEHYCNDL
- a CDS encoding CBS domain-containing protein, which produces MAKTVADVMTPDPISVTPDTVLKDAIQLMADNHVGGLPVLNADNHLVGILSESDLMWQTTGVDMPAYIMLLDSVIYLKNPTQYNQELHKALGQLVQDVMTDHVVTIAPDKSLREAAHLMHDKQVRRLPVVNAEQQVVGILTRGDIVREMANSYA
- the nblB gene encoding phycobilisome degradation protein NblB, with amino-acid sequence MAITPDSVRELLHSDDYGDRLRAVNQMRELAPADAFELVQLAANDGNARVRYAAISQISSLGQQDVATVEPLLLRSLTEDPEPDVQAAAADTIGGLKLRSAYPELAALYHSTEEWLVKFSIVAALGELGEPQAFDLLQDALTSSNELIATAAIGALGELGDRRALPLLLNHTTHPDWQVRHRLVQALAQFSEPEVETALRQLTQDESEIVAGAARQHLAR
- a CDS encoding ATP-binding protein is translated as MIATSPSAQQQKWDTLSFVSTLYLQPVLELLLRDVPATWQAEVRLGLQEALVNAAKHGNRLDPAKQISVKYAASTSHLWWVIIDQGRGFSHPWSCEDAIDGNCTAHPGECGRGLYILYQVFDQVTWYNGGRELHLGKVVRQPRRLPLIR
- a CDS encoding DUF6439 family protein, whose translation is MTPQAIAQAAKPAAELSDLELAQILAERLAIKPADWHRLSRDRRVRAREQLAAALVFLLKQNSEEALVRVEQAAGWLNRSLQAPPCPTHGNRKG
- a CDS encoding 1-acyl-sn-glycerol-3-phosphate acyltransferase; translation: MTDMQPELTVALTPEAIARVREGVATAQNPAVRQCIELDLAELSAIAQGTADRRVSGRIRRWLMRRFIKACFRVRIENPEHIPTEPNVLTANHLSHLDPFLLLAFCPPTPYYYILGDARTLYNKRWKRWLIGWAGGVIPLERWWKEEMAVMAAADTGQDDLKPLATNIREHVPNGSSIQQMRQIDQAVQALLARGDGIMLFPEGRLGEQEGHMHPLRRGTVLYAMRSGVPVCPVAIVGTKILYFRKEITLRFGPAVYVPHQTRPKRVAIDAALAELETAFQALLPSHYEEPQGPQPLRHWLNHLFW
- a CDS encoding YchJ family protein: MGLGAAERCPCGSGAGFGDCCRPYLLGEAAPTAEALMRSRYTAYHQGDIDYLIATHHPTRRYGGQRTAIAQSTAATTWLGLRVIATEAGQTADSQGVVEFIAHYLDPRPGQVHERSRFVRQKQRWFYVDGDALPPVVPKRGDPCWCGSGKKYKACHGR